A part of Grus americana isolate bGruAme1 unplaced genomic scaffold, bGruAme1.mat scaffold_272, whole genome shotgun sequence genomic DNA contains:
- the LOC129200531 gene encoding olfactory receptor 14A16-like, translating into MFNHSSITEFLLLAFADTRELQLLHFGLFLGIYLAALLGNGLIITAIACDHRLRTPMYFFLLNLSLLDLGSISTTLPKAMANSLWDTRTISYAGCAAQLFLFVFFVSAEYCLLTIMAYDRYVAICKPLHYGTLLGSRACAHMAAAAWGSGFLTALLHTANTFSPPLCHGNAVDQFFCEIPQILKLSCSDAYLREAGLLVVSVCLAFGCFVFIVVSYVQIFRAVLRIPSEQGRHKAFSMCLRHLAVVSLYVSTGIFTYLKPPSVSSAILNLMVSLLYSVLPPSVNPLIYSMRNQQLKDALKKLFQSVVFQKQ; encoded by the coding sequence ATGTTCAACCatagctccatcactgagttcctcctgctggcattcgcagacacacgggagctgcagctcttgcacttcgggctcttcctgggcatctacctggctgccctcctgggaaacggcctcatcatcaccgccatagcctgtgaccaccgCCTCcgcacccccatgtacttcttcctcctcaacctctccctccttgacctgggctccatctccaccactctccccaaagccatggccaattccctctgggacaccaggacCATCTCCTacgcaggatgtgctgcacagctctttctgtttgtttttttcgTTTCAGCAGAGTATTGTCTCCTCACcatcatggcctatgaccgctacgttgccatctgcaaacccctgcactacgggaccctcctgggcagcagagcttgtgcccacatggcagcagctgcctggggcagtgggtttctcactgctctgctgcacacagccaatacattttccccacccctctgccatggcaatgctgtggaccagttcttctgtgaaatcccccagatcctcaagctctcctgctcagatgcctacctcagggaagctgggcttcttgtggttagtgtctgtttagcctttgggtgttttgttttcattgtggtgtcctatgtgcagatcttcagggccgtgctgaggatcccctctgagcagggacggcacaaagccttttccatgtgcctccgTCACCTGGCCGTGGTTTCCTTGTATGTCAGCACTGGCATATTCAcctacctgaagcccccgtCTGTCTCCTCTGCGATCCTGAATCTCATGGTGTCACTTCTGTACTCGGTTTTACCTCCATctgtgaaccccctcatctacagcatgaggaaccagcaACTCAAAGACGCACTGAAGAAGCTGTTTCAATCAGTAgtctttcagaagcaataa